CAGGTGCGGGCGGTAGAGCGTGAAGGCGGCGTTGGTGAGGATGCCGGACAGGGGCGCCCTGAAGTCGCGCATCACCTTGTGGAGCAGCTCGTCCTTCTGGCGCTGGACGTTGGCCAGGGTGTCGCGCTGCGAGCGCAGCTGCTCCTCGCGCCGCTCCAGCTCGCGCACCCGGAGCCGCAGCTGCAGCTGGGCCTCCACCTGGTGCCCGAGAATGCCCAGCGCGTGCTGCTGGTCCGGGGTGAGGTGGCGCGGCTGGTGATCGATGACACAGAGGGTGCCCATGTTGAGGCCGCTCGCGCCCTTGATGGGAATGCCGGCGTAGAAGCGCATGCGGGGTCCCCCGGTGACGAGCGGGTTGTCATGGAAGCGCTCGTCGCTGTGGGCGTCCTCCACCACGAAGAGCTGCTCGCCGAGGATGGCGTGGGCGCAGAAGGCCATTTCACGGGGCGTCTCGGGCGTGTCCAGCCCGATACGGGACTTGAACCACTGCCGGTAGTGGTCCACCAGGGACACCAGTGCGATGGGGGTGCCGCACAGCTGCGAGGCCAGACGCGTCAGCTCGTCGAAGCCGGCCTCGGGCAGGGTGTCGAGGATCTCGAGGGTATCCAGCGCGGCGAGGCGCGCTTCCTCCTGGGGATGCGGGGGGGCAACCTTCATGGATTCGTTCTCCGGAGAGGAGACTCGCGCCAACCCTGCCCGACCACGGGGAGACTGCACAGGATTTCTTGCCCGGGGCCCGCCTGTCCGCCCGGGGCTCGTCCGGCGGTGGGGGGCAGGGGAGGACAGTCAGGATTGCGGTCCGGGCTCCTCCGGGTCCTGCTCCTGCTGCTGCTTCTCGCGCCAGGCCTTCAGCTTGTCGACGAGGGAGAAGGGGTGGAAGGCGAGGTGATCGATGTTGCGGTGGTAGGCCGCGAGGTAGGGCTCGCCACCGAGCTGGATGACGGCTTGGGAGGGCCGCTCGGGCAGGTTGTAGAACCAGGCCCTGGCTTCCTCACGCGTGTTGAATGTGGCCACTGGCGGAGGAAGGCCGTCACGCATCAGCTCCTCGAGATAGAACTCGAGGGCGGGACTGGCGGGTATCCTGCGGAGATTGGTCTCACGCCAATAGTAGACGGTGTGATAGTCATCCCCAATCAGCACGGAGGCCGTATGGGGTGGGTTGGAATGCTTTTCCAGCCAGGTCTCCGCCTCCTCGCGCGTTGCGAAAGCGGCGACTACCATCTGGGGTCCTTCGGTCTTGAGATCCTTGCGGTAGTCCTCGAACTGATATTGCTGGCCGGTCGTATTAATGAAGCTGAGCGCATCGGCTGCGGTGAGAAGCAACTCCTTCTCCTCAGGGGATTGGGTTTTTTCGTGAATCAAACCGAGGAGGTTTAGCGCTTCGAAGATGAGCTTTCCGGTGTCCATGGTGCCGCCGTGAAGTGGGTTCCGAGCCGGGCTCATCAAGATGCCAGAAGAGCCGCTGGAGCGAGGACGATGAGCCCAGCCCCCGCAGAGACCGTGACGAAAGCAACTCCTGCGATGACCACGATGCTTCCCACCAGGAGCGTTTGATGGTTGCGCTTCAACCAGTCGATTGCTTCGTCCGTCGCCGAGAACTCATGAGCCTGGCGCTCCTGTAACTCCAGGCAGTCGCGGTAGGGTTGACGGCATTGCTTGTTGCACCACTCTTCCTTTCCGCCCTTCCCCCGGCCTCCTGAAGTCGTGTGTCCGAAGCCCCGAGGCAGAGGGCGGCTCATGCACATCTTGATGCATTGGTCGTTCTCCGCATCACAGTCGCGCTGGTAGGTCTTCGCGACGCGCACGATGCGACCGTACGTCGATTCACGGGTGCTCGTGGGAAACCGGTACCACGAGAGGTCGAACTCCTCGGCATGCCGCCAGTCGTGGGTGAGCTGGCCGCCGGGAGACTCCTGGATGACGAGCACGTATCGGGTCAATTCCTCGGCAGTGGGCGCAGCGCCGTAACGGGTAGCGCTGCACGAGACGAGCAGCATGCAGAGGAGTGGGGCGATGAGTCTTGCTGGTGCCATTCGGGAGGGGGCGGAGTCTGGAGGACCGTGAACCGATTGCCGTCGCGGTTAGCACGGCGGATCCTCTGACTCAACGCATGTTCCGCCCTGCTCGCGGCGGGGTGTCCACCCTGTGGACCGGGCTCTTCCGCGCCCGGCGGTCAGCGGCCCGCCGTCACCTTCGTGAGCAGGGAATGGCGGCTGCGGCCCACGAGCGTCAGCGCGCTGTGCCGTTCGAAGACGCGCGCCTGCTCGCTCACGTCACGGACGTTGACGTACAGCAGGTAGATGTCGCGCGGCGCGTGCCTCCATGACCGCGCCACCCGGGTGATGACGCGCTCCATCGTCGGATCATCGAAGGGATTGAAGAAGAAGCACAGCAGCGGCTCGGCCGGTGGCTCCCAGTCGAGTGCGTCCGCGCACTCCGTCTCCAGCGTGAAGCACTGCTGTTCAGGGCTCCGGTATCCGCTGAGATTCTTGACGGCCACCTCGTGCAACCCCGGCGCGAACTCCACGCCGACGATGCGCCGGAAGGGATACGCGGAGGCCAGCATGAGGGCCTTTCCCTTGCCTGAGCCGTAGTCCACGAAGGTGAATCGCTCGAGAGGTAGGCGGCTCTCGCGCAGCGCCGCGTGGAACATGCGGGGCCAGATACCCCGGTACAGGCCATTGCCTCGCCCGGCCTTCTCGAGAGGCACGCCGACTTCCGTCAGAGGTGCCTCGCCCGCGGTCTCGACTCCGTGGGTCTGATCAAACTCCCGAGCGAGCGCGCTCTCCCGCACGAGGTTGCGCGCGAAGGCACGACGCGACGGCACGACGTGCCAGGCGATGGCGCTCGTCGCCTGCAGGAGTGCGGTCGGCAGTCCCTGCGTCCTGGCCAGGTTCACGAGCTTCAGGGTGCCCTGCTGGAGCCAGTTGGCCACGGCGGTGACGTCATGGCCGGAGAGGAGGGGGGACACGCTCATGCCCGCATGGGGTAGGGCGTGCACCCTGGATGTGCCAGCCAGCCACCTCGCGTCTCCGTCCTCGCCCGGACGGTTGACCTCGGGTTTCAGTACGAGGCCGCGCAGAAGCGGCTCGTCAGGCGGGTTGGAACGCTCACGCCATGACGGTGCTGGCTCCTTCGGACTCGGGGGTGGCCGGACCGGGCACCACCTCGCGGCGCTTCCACAGGAAGTAGACAGCCGGGTAGACGAGCAGCTCCAGCAAGAAGCTCGTGGCCAGTCCGCCCACCATGGGCGCCGCGATGCGCTTCATCACGTCCGCGCCCGTTCCGGTGGACCACATGATGGGCAAGAGGCCCAGCATCGCCGCCATCACCGTCATCGCCTTGGGCCGGACACGCTTCACCGCACCGTGGATGATGGCTTCCTCCAGGTCGCCCACGGTGCGCAGCCTCCCGCGCTGCTTCGCCTCATCGTGTGACAGGTCGAGGAAGAGCAGCATGAAGGCACCGGTCTCGGCGTCCAGGCCCATCAGGGCAATCATCCCCACCCACACCGCGATGGACACGTTGTAGTCGAGCGCCCAAAGCAGCCACACCGCGCCGATGGCCGAGAAGGGCACCGCCAGCATCACCAGGCCCGCCTTGAAGGCCGACTTCGTGTTCATGTACAGCAGCCCGAAGATGAGCACGAGCGTGAGCGGGATGACGAGCTTCAGCCGCTCCCGGACGCGCAGCATGTTCTCGTACTGCCCGCTCCACGTCATGGAGTAACCAACCGGCAGCTTCACGCTCGCCGCCACCGCTTCCTTGGCCCGGTCCACGAAGCCACCCACGTCATGCTTGGACGTGTCGAAATCCACGTAGACGTAGCCGGTGAGCATCCCGTTCTCGTTGCGGATCATCGAGGGGCCATGGGCGAGCACCACGTCCGCGATGGCCTCCATGGGAATCTGCCCCTTGCCGTCCGGCAGCGGCAGCAGCACACGCTGGAGCGATGGGAGATCCTCGCGGTAGTCCCGCGCGTAGCGCACGTTGATGCCGTAGCGCTCGCGGCCCTCCACGGTGGTGGACTGGTTGTCGCCGCCCACCGCCGTCATCACCATCATGTTCGCGTCGTCCACGCTCAGGCCGTAGCGGGCGAGCTCGTCCCGCTTGAGGACGAAGTCCAGGAAGTAGCCGCCCGCCACGCGCTCGGCGAACGCGCTGCGCGTCCCCTCCACCTTCGCCACCGCCGCCTCCGTCTCGCGCGCGATGCGCTCCACGGTGGTCAGGTCCGCGCCCATGATCTTGATGCCCACCGGCGTGCGGATGCCCGTGGACAGCATGTCCAGCCGTCCCTTGATGGGCATGGTCCACGCGTTGGAGATGCCCGGCAGCTGGAGCGCGGCGTTCATCTTCGACTCCAGCTCGGCCTGCGTGATGCGATCCCTCCAGAACGGACGCAGCATTCCCTTCAGCCACTCGGGCGCCCAGCCGCTGTACCAGCGGGGCACCTCGCGCCACTGGGACTCGGGGCGCAGCAGCACCGTCGTCTCCATCATGGTGAACGGCGCCGGGTCCGTGGAGGTGTTGGCGCGGCCCGCCTTGCCGAAGACGCGCTCCACCTCGGGGAACTGCATGAGCAGCTTGTCCTGCACCTGCAACACGCGCTGCGCCTCGGCCACGGACATGCCGGGCTCCACCGCCGAGGGCATGTAGAGGAGGGTGCCCTCGTTGAGCGGCGGCATGAACTCGCTGCCCAGGTGCAGGTACACGGGGAGGGTGGTGGCCACCAGCAGCGCGCTCACCGCCAGCGTGGCCTTGGCGTGGCGCAGGACGAAGCGGCAGGGGCCCTCGTAGAGGCGGTGCATCAGCCGGCTGATGGGGTGCCGCTCCTCCGAGTAGTACTTGCCCACGAGGGCGTGCGTCGCCAGCGAAGCCAGGAACCTCGGGCGGAAGTGGAAGGGCTCCACGCGCGCGAAGAGCATCCGCATGGCCGGGTCGAGGGTGATCGCCAGCAGCGCGGCGATGGCCATGGCGAGGTTCTTCGAGTACGCCAGCGGCCGGAAGAGGCGGCCCTCCTGGTCCACCAGCGTGAAGATGGGCATGAAGGCCACGGCGATGACGAGCAGGCTGAAGAAGACGCCCGGCCCCACCTCCATCAGCGCTTCCAGCCTCACCTGGTGGAAGTCGCCCTTCTTGCCGTCCTTCATCCAGTGGTGGATCTTGTTGTACGCGTTCTCCACCTCGACGATGGCGCCGTCCACGAGCACGCCGATGGAGATGGCGATGCCCGCCAGCGACATGAGGTTGGCGTTCAGCCCCATCGCGTACATGGGGATGAAGGCCAGCGCCACCGACACCGGAATGGTGACGATGGGCACGATGGCGGACGGGACGTGCCACAGG
The sequence above is drawn from the Archangium gephyra genome and encodes:
- a CDS encoding efflux RND transporter permease subunit, which produces MIRAIIRFSAENKYLVIAATVVALLGAWWTMRNTPLDALPDLSDTQVIVYGRWDRSPDIVEDQVTYPITTALLGAPKVKAVRGFSDFGFSYVYVIFEDGTDMYWARTRVLEYLSKITPQLPSDVKVELGPDATSVGWVFQYALVDKSGKHRLDELRSYQDWFLRYQLQSVPGVSEVATVGGQVRQYQVTVNPNSLTSYGLSLDAVVRAVRQGNNDVGGRLVEVAGREYMVRGRGYVKSVEDIEKLVLKAQGGTPVTIKDVATVTLGPELRRGVADLDGEGDVVGGIVVMRQGENALNVIERIKTKLEELKPSLPEGVEIVTTYDRSDLIGRAIDTVTHKLVEEILIVSLIILVFLWHVPSAIVPIVTIPVSVALAFIPMYAMGLNANLMSLAGIAISIGVLVDGAIVEVENAYNKIHHWMKDGKKGDFHQVRLEALMEVGPGVFFSLLVIAVAFMPIFTLVDQEGRLFRPLAYSKNLAMAIAALLAITLDPAMRMLFARVEPFHFRPRFLASLATHALVGKYYSEERHPISRLMHRLYEGPCRFVLRHAKATLAVSALLVATTLPVYLHLGSEFMPPLNEGTLLYMPSAVEPGMSVAEAQRVLQVQDKLLMQFPEVERVFGKAGRANTSTDPAPFTMMETTVLLRPESQWREVPRWYSGWAPEWLKGMLRPFWRDRITQAELESKMNAALQLPGISNAWTMPIKGRLDMLSTGIRTPVGIKIMGADLTTVERIARETEAAVAKVEGTRSAFAERVAGGYFLDFVLKRDELARYGLSVDDANMMVMTAVGGDNQSTTVEGRERYGINVRYARDYREDLPSLQRVLLPLPDGKGQIPMEAIADVVLAHGPSMIRNENGMLTGYVYVDFDTSKHDVGGFVDRAKEAVAASVKLPVGYSMTWSGQYENMLRVRERLKLVIPLTLVLIFGLLYMNTKSAFKAGLVMLAVPFSAIGAVWLLWALDYNVSIAVWVGMIALMGLDAETGAFMLLFLDLSHDEAKQRGRLRTVGDLEEAIIHGAVKRVRPKAMTVMAAMLGLLPIMWSTGTGADVMKRIAAPMVGGLATSFLLELLVYPAVYFLWKRREVVPGPATPESEGASTVMA
- a CDS encoding GAF domain-containing sensor histidine kinase; its protein translation is MKVAPPHPQEEARLAALDTLEILDTLPEAGFDELTRLASQLCGTPIALVSLVDHYRQWFKSRIGLDTPETPREMAFCAHAILGEQLFVVEDAHSDERFHDNPLVTGGPRMRFYAGIPIKGASGLNMGTLCVIDHQPRHLTPDQQHALGILGHQVEAQLQLRLRVRELERREEQLRSQRDTLANVQRQKDELLHKVMRDFRAPLSGILTNAAFTLYRPHLPEEVLRATRDIRDAADSLHRTVSNLLDASGDEESLPLNATPFDVHLLLSEVARDFQQRLVSAPRRFTQAVKLVEPLVTADRELLRRTLVNLLDNAFQFTALGSSRVTLEATNPEPGLLELRVRDEGPAISPAARAHLFDAHLPDAHTPGSGRAEGGNRLALAFCRRAIQAHGGWLWVEDNHPKGVAFCIRLPVRPHGPLFSGS
- a CDS encoding class I SAM-dependent methyltransferase, producing the protein MSVSPLLSGHDVTAVANWLQQGTLKLVNLARTQGLPTALLQATSAIAWHVVPSRRAFARNLVRESALAREFDQTHGVETAGEAPLTEVGVPLEKAGRGNGLYRGIWPRMFHAALRESRLPLERFTFVDYGSGKGKALMLASAYPFRRIVGVEFAPGLHEVAVKNLSGYRSPEQQCFTLETECADALDWEPPAEPLLCFFFNPFDDPTMERVITRVARSWRHAPRDIYLLYVNVRDVSEQARVFERHSALTLVGRSRHSLLTKVTAGR